The Kluyvera intermedia genome window below encodes:
- the pflB gene encoding formate C-acetyltransferase: protein MSELNEKLATAWEGFTKGDWQNEVNLRDFIQKNYTPYEGDESFLAGATDATTKLWDNVMEGVKLENRTHAPVDFDTAVASTITSHDAGYINKALEKIVGLQTEAPLKRALIPFGGIKMIEGSCKAYNRELDPTIKKIFTEYRKTHNQGVFDVYTKDILNCRKSGVLTGLPDAYGRGRIIGDYRRIAVYGIDYLMKDKYAQFLSLQSDLENGVNLEATIRLREEISEQHRALGQIKEMAAKYGCDISGPATNAQEAIQWTYFGYLAAVKSQNGAAMSFGRTSSFLDIYIERDLKAGKITEQEAQEMIDHLVMKLRMVRFLRTPEYDELFSGDPIWATESIAGMGVDGRTLVTKNSFRFLNTLYTMGPSPEPNITVLWSEKLPLAFKKYAAKVSIDTSSLQYENDDLMRPDFNNDDYAIACCVSPMIVGKQMQFFGARANLAKTMLYAINGGVDEKLKMQVGPKSEPIKGDVLNFDEVMDRMDHFMDWLAKQYVTALNVIHYMHDKYSYEASLMALHDRDVIRTMACGIAGLSVAADSLSAIKYAKVTPIRDEDGLAIDFAIEGEYPQFGNNDARVDDMAVDLVERFMKKIQKLTMYRNAIPTQSVLTITSNVVYGKKTGNTPDGRRAGAPFGPGANPMHGRDQKGAVASLTSVAKLPFAYAKDGISYTFSIVPNALGKDDDVRKTNLAGLMDGYFHHEASVEGGQHLNVNVMNREMLLDAMENPEKYPQLTIRVSGYAVRFNSLTKEQQQDVITRTFTQSI, encoded by the coding sequence ATGTCCGAACTTAATGAAAAGTTAGCCACAGCCTGGGAAGGTTTTACCAAAGGTGATTGGCAGAATGAAGTAAACTTACGTGACTTCATCCAGAAAAACTACACCCCGTATGAGGGTGACGAGTCCTTCCTGGCTGGCGCTACTGACGCGACCACCAAGCTGTGGGACAACGTTATGGAAGGCGTTAAACTGGAAAACCGCACTCACGCGCCAGTTGACTTTGACACCGCCGTTGCATCTACCATCACTTCCCACGACGCTGGCTACATCAACAAAGCGTTGGAAAAAATCGTTGGTCTGCAAACTGAAGCTCCACTGAAACGTGCTCTTATCCCGTTCGGTGGCATCAAAATGATCGAGGGTTCATGCAAAGCGTATAATCGCGAACTGGACCCAACCATCAAAAAAATCTTCACCGAATACCGTAAAACCCACAACCAGGGTGTATTCGATGTTTATACCAAAGACATTCTGAACTGCCGTAAGTCTGGCGTTCTGACTGGTCTGCCAGATGCTTACGGCCGTGGTCGTATCATCGGTGACTACCGTCGCATCGCGGTATACGGTATCGACTACCTGATGAAAGACAAATACGCTCAGTTCCTGTCTCTGCAGTCTGACCTGGAAAATGGCGTAAATCTGGAAGCGACTATCCGTCTGCGTGAAGAAATCTCTGAACAGCACCGTGCGCTGGGTCAGATCAAAGAAATGGCAGCGAAATACGGTTGCGATATCTCTGGTCCTGCTACCAATGCTCAGGAAGCTATTCAGTGGACTTACTTCGGCTACCTGGCTGCGGTTAAATCTCAGAACGGCGCTGCAATGTCCTTCGGTCGTACTTCCAGCTTCCTGGATATCTACATCGAACGCGACCTGAAAGCAGGCAAAATCACAGAGCAAGAAGCTCAGGAAATGATTGACCACCTGGTCATGAAACTGCGTATGGTTCGCTTCCTGCGTACCCCTGAGTATGATGAACTGTTCTCCGGTGACCCAATCTGGGCGACTGAATCTATCGCAGGTATGGGCGTTGATGGCCGTACTCTGGTTACCAAAAACAGCTTCCGCTTCCTGAACACCCTGTACACCATGGGTCCTTCTCCAGAGCCGAACATCACCGTTCTGTGGTCTGAAAAACTGCCACTGGCGTTCAAAAAATATGCTGCTAAAGTGTCCATCGATACCTCTTCTCTGCAATACGAGAACGATGATCTGATGCGTCCTGACTTTAACAACGATGACTACGCTATCGCTTGCTGCGTAAGCCCAATGATCGTTGGTAAACAAATGCAGTTCTTCGGTGCGCGTGCTAACCTGGCAAAAACCATGTTGTATGCAATCAACGGCGGCGTTGATGAAAAACTGAAAATGCAGGTTGGTCCTAAATCTGAACCAATCAAAGGCGACGTTCTGAACTTCGACGAAGTGATGGATCGTATGGATCACTTCATGGATTGGCTGGCTAAACAGTACGTCACCGCGCTGAACGTTATCCACTACATGCACGACAAGTACAGCTACGAAGCCTCTCTGATGGCGCTGCACGACCGTGACGTTATCCGCACCATGGCGTGTGGTATCGCAGGTCTGTCCGTTGCTGCTGACTCCCTGTCTGCAATCAAATATGCGAAAGTCACTCCAATTCGTGACGAAGACGGTCTGGCTATCGACTTCGCAATCGAAGGCGAATACCCGCAGTTTGGTAACAACGACGCTCGCGTTGATGACATGGCGGTTGACCTGGTTGAACGTTTCATGAAGAAAATTCAGAAACTGACCATGTACCGTAACGCTATCCCGACTCAGTCTGTTCTGACCATCACCTCTAACGTGGTTTATGGTAAGAAAACAGGTAACACCCCAGACGGTCGTCGTGCTGGCGCGCCATTCGGCCCAGGAGCTAACCCAATGCACGGTCGTGACCAGAAAGGTGCTGTTGCCTCTCTGACCTCCGTTGCTAAACTGCCGTTTGCTTACGCTAAAGATGGTATCTCTTATACCTTCTCTATCGTTCCTAACGCTCTGGGTAAAGACGACGATGTTCGTAAAACTAACCTGGCAGGCCTGATGGATGGTTACTTCCACCACGAAGCGTCTGTTGAAGGTGGTCAACACCTGAACGTTAACGTTATGAACCGCGAAATGCTGCTCGACGCGATGGAAAACCCTGAGAAATATCCTCAGCTGACCATCCGTGTATCTGGCTACGCAGTACGTTTTAACTCCCTGACTAAAGAACAGCAGCAGGACGTTATCACCCGTACCTTCACTCAATCTATCTAA
- the cmk gene encoding (d)CMP kinase: MTAIAPVITIDGPSGAGKGTLCKAMAEALQWHLLDSGAIYRVLALAALHHHVDVTSEDALVPLATHLDVRFVSTDGALEVILEGEDVSGEIRTQDVANAASQVAAFPRVREALLRRQRGFRKLPGLIADGRDMGTVVFPDAPVKIFLDASSEERANRRMLQLQEKGFSVNFERLLAEIKERDDRDRNRAVAPLIPAADALVLDSTTLSIEQVIEKALDYARQKLALA; encoded by the coding sequence ATGACGGCAATTGCCCCGGTAATTACCATTGACGGCCCAAGTGGCGCGGGTAAAGGCACACTGTGCAAAGCAATGGCTGAAGCATTGCAGTGGCACTTACTGGACTCGGGTGCGATTTATCGTGTGCTGGCATTAGCCGCACTGCATCATCATGTTGACGTGACCTCCGAAGATGCATTAGTTCCGCTGGCCACTCACCTGGATGTCCGTTTTGTCTCAACCGACGGGGCGCTGGAAGTCATCCTGGAAGGGGAAGATGTTAGCGGTGAAATTCGCACCCAGGATGTCGCCAATGCGGCATCACAAGTTGCTGCATTCCCCCGCGTTCGCGAAGCGCTGCTGCGCCGTCAGCGTGGCTTCCGTAAGCTGCCTGGCCTGATTGCAGATGGTCGTGATATGGGGACGGTTGTGTTCCCGGATGCGCCGGTAAAAATCTTCCTCGATGCTTCATCGGAAGAACGTGCAAACCGCCGCATGCTACAGTTGCAGGAAAAGGGCTTTAGTGTTAACTTTGAGCGCCTTTTGGCAGAGATAAAGGAGCGTGACGACCGCGATCGTAATCGTGCTGTTGCGCCGCTGATTCCTGCCGCCGATGCTTTAGTGTTGGATTCCACCACGTTAAGCATTGAGCAAGTAATTGAAAAAGCGTTAGACTATGCGCGCCAGAAACTGGCACTCGCGTAA
- the serC gene encoding 3-phosphoserine/phosphohydroxythreonine transaminase, with protein sequence MAQVFNFSSGPAMLPADVLKLAQAELCDWNGLGTSVMEVSHRGKEFIHVAEEAEKDFRDLLNIPSNYKVLFCHGGGRGQFAGVPLNILGDKTTADYVDAGYWAASAVKEAKKYCTPNVIDAKVTVDGKRAVKPMREWQLSDNAAYLHYCPNETIDGIAIEETPDFGKDVIVAADFSSSILSRPIDVSRYGIIYAGAQKNIGPAGLTLVIVREDLLGKAHVACPSILDYTVLNENDSMFNTPPTFAWYLSGLVFKWLKEQGGVEAMDKINQQKADLLYTTIDGSDFYRNDVATANRSRMNVPFQLADSALDKLFLEESFAAGLHALKGHRVVGGMRASIYNAMPLAGVQALTDFMKAFERRHG encoded by the coding sequence ATGGCTCAGGTGTTTAATTTCAGTTCAGGTCCGGCAATGTTACCGGCAGATGTTCTTAAACTGGCGCAGGCAGAACTTTGCGACTGGAACGGCTTAGGAACGTCGGTAATGGAAGTCAGTCACCGTGGTAAAGAATTTATCCACGTGGCGGAAGAAGCAGAGAAGGATTTCCGTGACCTGCTCAATATCCCTTCCAACTACAAAGTGCTGTTTTGCCACGGCGGCGGGCGCGGGCAGTTTGCCGGTGTTCCACTTAATATCCTGGGTGACAAAACCACCGCAGATTACGTTGATGCTGGCTACTGGGCAGCCAGCGCGGTCAAAGAAGCCAAAAAATACTGCACCCCGAACGTTATTGATGCCAAAGTCACCGTCGACGGTAAACGTGCGGTAAAACCGATGCGCGAATGGCAGCTCTCTGATAACGCGGCGTATTTACATTACTGCCCGAATGAAACCATCGATGGTATCGCCATTGAAGAGACGCCAGACTTCGGCAAAGACGTTATTGTGGCCGCCGATTTTTCCTCCTCCATCCTGTCGCGTCCCATTGATGTCAGCCGCTACGGTATTATCTATGCCGGCGCTCAGAAAAATATCGGCCCTGCGGGCTTAACGCTGGTGATTGTTCGCGAAGACCTGTTGGGTAAAGCGCACGTGGCTTGCCCGTCAATTCTCGATTACACCGTGTTAAACGAAAACGACTCGATGTTCAATACTCCGCCAACCTTCGCCTGGTACCTGTCAGGTCTGGTGTTCAAATGGCTGAAAGAGCAGGGTGGCGTTGAAGCCATGGACAAGATTAATCAGCAGAAGGCCGATCTTCTGTATACCACCATTGATGGTAGTGATTTCTACCGTAACGATGTGGCGACCGCTAACCGCTCTCGCATGAACGTACCGTTCCAGTTAGCGGATAGCGCGCTGGATAAGCTGTTCCTCGAAGAGTCATTTGCCGCAGGTCTACATGCGCTGAAGGGCCACCGTGTCGTGGGTGGAATGCGTGCGTCCATCTACAATGCCATGCCACTGGCGGGCGTACAGGCGCTGACCGACTTTATGAAAGCGTTCGAACGCCGTCACGGCTAA
- the pflA gene encoding pyruvate formate lyase 1-activating protein, with the protein MSVIGRIHSFESCGTVDGPGIRFITFFQGCLMRCLYCHNRDTWDTHGGKEITVEELMKEVVTYRHFMNASGGGVTASGGEAILQAEFVRDWFRACHKEGIHTCLDTNGFVRRYDPVIDELLEVTDLVMLDLKQMNDDIHQNLVGVSNHRTLEFAQYLSKKDVKVWIRYVVVPGWSDDDDSAHRLGEFTRDMGNVEKIELLPYHELGKHKWVAMGEEYKLDGVKPPKKETMERVKGILEQYGHKVMY; encoded by the coding sequence ATGTCTGTAATTGGTCGTATTCACTCCTTTGAGTCCTGTGGCACCGTCGATGGCCCAGGCATCCGCTTTATTACCTTCTTCCAGGGCTGCCTGATGCGCTGCCTGTACTGCCATAACCGCGATACGTGGGATACCCATGGCGGTAAAGAAATCACCGTTGAAGAACTGATGAAAGAAGTGGTGACCTATCGCCACTTTATGAACGCATCCGGCGGCGGTGTCACTGCGTCTGGCGGTGAAGCTATCCTGCAGGCCGAGTTCGTGCGCGACTGGTTCCGTGCTTGTCACAAAGAGGGTATTCACACCTGTCTGGATACCAACGGTTTTGTCCGTCGCTACGATCCGGTGATTGATGAACTGCTGGAAGTGACCGATCTGGTCATGCTCGATCTTAAACAGATGAACGATGATATTCACCAGAACCTGGTGGGTGTATCCAATCACCGTACGCTGGAGTTTGCACAGTATCTGTCGAAGAAAGACGTGAAGGTGTGGATTCGCTACGTAGTGGTGCCAGGCTGGTCAGATGATGATGATTCCGCGCACCGTCTGGGCGAATTTACCCGCGATATGGGCAACGTCGAGAAAATCGAACTGCTGCCTTACCACGAGCTGGGCAAACACAAGTGGGTCGCCATGGGTGAAGAGTACAAACTTGACGGCGTGAAGCCGCCGAAGAAAGAAACCATGGAACGCGTGAAAGGCATTCTTGAGCAGTACGGTCATAAGGTGATGTACTAA
- a CDS encoding DUF421 domain-containing protein: MKVFDLQRMAFDKVPPEFLGEVALRSLYTFILVFLFLKLTGRRGVRQMSLFEVLIILTLGSAAGDVAFYDDVPMVPVLVVFVSLALLYRLIMWLMAKSETVQDLLEGKAVVIVEDGQLAWDNVRKANMTELDFFMELRLSSVEQLGQVRLAVMETNGEISVFYYHNDDVKPGLCILPKSQVTRYKVVPEPGEYACVRCSSVVSMRAGDRQLCPRCANPEWTKASRVKRNA; encoded by the coding sequence ATGAAAGTGTTTGATCTCCAACGGATGGCATTTGATAAAGTTCCTCCCGAGTTTTTAGGCGAAGTGGCGCTCAGAAGTCTCTATACCTTTATATTGGTCTTTTTATTTCTCAAATTGACCGGACGGCGTGGCGTGCGGCAGATGTCGCTGTTTGAAGTGCTGATCATTCTGACGCTCGGTTCGGCGGCAGGGGACGTGGCTTTTTATGATGATGTGCCGATGGTACCCGTGCTGGTTGTTTTCGTGTCGCTAGCCTTGCTTTATCGGTTAATTATGTGGCTGATGGCAAAAAGCGAAACGGTGCAGGATTTACTGGAAGGTAAAGCGGTAGTCATTGTCGAGGACGGACAGTTAGCGTGGGATAATGTGCGCAAAGCCAACATGACCGAGCTGGATTTTTTCATGGAGCTGCGTCTTAGCAGCGTGGAACAGCTGGGGCAGGTCCGCTTAGCCGTGATGGAAACCAACGGTGAAATCAGTGTGTTCTACTATCACAATGATGATGTTAAACCGGGCCTGTGCATTTTGCCGAAAAGTCAGGTGACGCGATATAAAGTGGTTCCTGAGCCGGGAGAGTATGCTTGCGTTCGCTGCAGCAGCGTGGTCAGTATGCGGGCAGGCGATCGCCAATTATGTCCCCGTTGTGCGAATCCAGAATGGACTAAGGCCAGCCGGGTTAAACGTAATGCCTGA
- the ycaO gene encoding 30S ribosomal protein S12 methylthiotransferase accessory factor YcaO, producing the protein MTQTYIPGKDAALEDSIARFQQKLLDLGFDIEEASWLNPVPNVWSVHIRDKACSLCFTNGKGATKKAALASALGEYFERLSTNYFFADFWLGDEIANGPFVHYPNEKWFPLTEDDEVPEGLLDARLRAFYDPDDQLGASMLVDLQSGNDDRGVCGLPFTRQSDGETIYIPMNIVANLYVSNGMSAGNTRNEARVQGLSEVFERYVKNRIIAESISLPEIPSEVLARFPGVVESIAKLEAEGFPIFAYDGSLGGKYPVICVVLFNPENGTCFASFGAHPDFGVALERTVTELLQGRGLKDLDVFTPPTFDDEEVAEHTNLETHFIDSSGSISWDLFKQDADYPFADWSFSGTTEEEFATLMAIFKEEDKEVYIADYEHLSVYACRIIVPGMSDIYPAEDLWLANNNMGSHLRNTILSLPGSEWEKEEYLNLIEQIDDEGLDDFTRVRELLGLATGSDNGWYTLRVGELKAMLALAGGDLEQALIWTEWTMEFNASVFSPERANYYRCLQTLLLLSQEEDREPLQYLNAFVRMYGVDAVEAASAALSGEEAFYGLQPADGTLAAFPAHQALLQAYEKLQRAKAAFWAK; encoded by the coding sequence ATGACGCAGACCTATATTCCCGGCAAAGATGCCGCGCTGGAAGATTCCATCGCCCGCTTCCAGCAAAAGCTGCTCGACCTGGGTTTCGATATTGAAGAAGCCTCCTGGTTGAACCCTGTTCCTAACGTCTGGTCGGTGCATATTCGTGATAAAGCCTGTTCTTTATGCTTTACCAACGGTAAAGGTGCTACCAAAAAAGCGGCGCTGGCGTCGGCGCTGGGTGAGTACTTTGAACGTCTCTCCACTAACTATTTCTTTGCTGATTTCTGGCTGGGTGATGAAATTGCCAACGGCCCATTCGTGCACTATCCGAATGAAAAATGGTTCCCGCTGACCGAAGACGACGAGGTGCCGGAAGGTCTGCTCGATGCACGTCTGCGCGCATTTTACGATCCAGACGATCAGCTCGGCGCGAGCATGTTGGTCGATCTGCAGTCCGGTAACGACGATCGCGGCGTGTGCGGCCTGCCGTTTACTCGTCAATCAGATGGCGAGACCATCTATATTCCGATGAACATCGTGGCAAACCTGTACGTGTCCAACGGCATGTCAGCCGGTAACACCCGCAATGAAGCGCGTGTTCAGGGTCTATCAGAAGTCTTTGAGCGTTACGTGAAAAACCGCATCATTGCGGAAAGCATCAGCCTACCGGAAATTCCATCCGAAGTACTGGCACGTTTCCCAGGCGTTGTTGAGTCGATAGCTAAACTGGAAGCCGAAGGTTTCCCAATCTTCGCATACGATGGTTCTCTGGGCGGTAAATACCCGGTTATCTGCGTGGTACTGTTCAACCCAGAAAACGGCACCTGCTTCGCCTCTTTCGGTGCACACCCAGACTTTGGTGTTGCTCTGGAGCGTACGGTTACCGAACTGCTGCAAGGTCGTGGTCTGAAAGATCTCGACGTGTTTACCCCACCGACCTTCGACGACGAAGAAGTGGCCGAACACACAAATCTGGAAACCCACTTCATTGATTCAAGTGGTTCTATCTCCTGGGATCTGTTCAAGCAGGATGCTGACTATCCGTTTGCAGACTGGAGCTTCTCCGGCACCACCGAAGAAGAGTTCGCAACCCTGATGGCTATCTTCAAAGAAGAAGATAAAGAAGTGTACATTGCCGACTATGAGCACCTGAGCGTTTACGCTTGCCGCATCATCGTACCAGGTATGTCCGACATCTATCCGGCGGAAGATCTGTGGCTGGCGAACAACAATATGGGTAGCCACCTGCGCAACACCATTCTCTCCCTGCCGGGTAGCGAATGGGAAAAAGAAGAGTACCTGAATCTTATCGAGCAGATCGACGACGAAGGTCTGGACGATTTCACCCGTGTCCGTGAACTGCTGGGACTGGCAACAGGCTCTGATAACGGTTGGTACACTCTGCGTGTCGGTGAACTGAAGGCCATGCTGGCATTGGCTGGCGGCGACCTGGAACAGGCACTTATCTGGACTGAATGGACGATGGAGTTCAACGCCTCGGTCTTCAGCCCAGAACGTGCTAACTATTACCGCTGTCTGCAGACTCTGCTGTTATTGTCTCAGGAAGAAGATCGCGAACCGCTGCAATACCTGAACGCTTTTGTCCGTATGTACGGGGTTGATGCAGTAGAAGCCGCCAGCGCAGCTCTGAGCGGTGAAGAAGCCTTCTATGGCTTGCAACCTGCTGATGGCACGTTGGCTGCCTTCCCTGCGCATCAGGCGCTGTTACAGGCATACGAAAAACTACAGCGCGCAAAAGCAGCATTCTGGGCGAAATAA
- the aroA gene encoding 3-phosphoshikimate 1-carboxyvinyltransferase has translation MESLTLQPIARVDGTINLPGSKSVSNRALLLAALARGTTVLTNLLDSDDVRHMLNALKSLGIHYTLSADRTRCEVTGNAGPMQSSDELELFLGNAGTAMRPLAAALCLGQNNIVLTGEPRMKERPIGHLVDSLRQGCAQIDYLEQENYPPLRLKGGFSGGDIDVDGSVSSQFLTALLMTAPLAPQDTAITIKGDLVSKPYIDITLHLMKTFGVEVENQNYQRFIVRGNQQYVSPGQYLVEGDASSASYFLAAGAIKGGTVKVTGIGRHSVQGDIRFADVLEKMGATITWGDDFISCTHGELNAIDMDMNHIPDAAMTIATAALFAKGTTTLRNIYNWRVKETDRLFAMATELRKVGAEVEEGEDYIRVTPPAELNFAEIGTYNDHRMAMCFSLVALSDTPVTILDPKCTAKTFPDYFEQLARISTLA, from the coding sequence ATGGAATCCCTGACGTTACAACCTATCGCGCGTGTTGATGGCACCATTAATCTGCCCGGTTCTAAAAGCGTGTCGAACCGCGCACTACTGTTGGCAGCATTGGCCCGTGGCACAACCGTCCTGACAAATTTGCTGGACAGTGACGATGTTCGCCACATGCTGAACGCGCTGAAGTCGCTGGGAATTCATTATACCTTGTCAGCCGATCGCACTCGCTGTGAAGTGACCGGTAATGCAGGACCGATGCAGTCTTCTGACGAACTGGAACTGTTTTTGGGTAATGCGGGCACGGCAATGCGTCCACTGGCGGCGGCGCTGTGTCTTGGACAAAACAATATCGTGTTGACCGGTGAACCGCGGATGAAAGAGCGTCCGATTGGTCATCTGGTTGATTCCCTGCGTCAGGGTTGCGCGCAGATTGATTATCTGGAGCAGGAAAACTACCCGCCATTACGCCTGAAAGGCGGCTTTAGCGGCGGCGATATTGATGTTGATGGTAGCGTATCCAGCCAGTTTCTCACCGCGCTGTTGATGACGGCGCCGCTGGCCCCGCAAGATACCGCCATCACTATTAAAGGCGATCTGGTCTCTAAGCCTTATATCGATATCACCCTGCACCTGATGAAAACCTTCGGTGTCGAGGTTGAAAATCAGAACTACCAGCGTTTCATTGTGCGTGGAAACCAACAGTATGTTTCCCCGGGACAGTATTTAGTTGAAGGCGATGCCTCTTCCGCCTCCTATTTCCTCGCCGCTGGTGCGATTAAAGGCGGTACCGTGAAGGTCACCGGTATCGGTCGTCATAGCGTTCAGGGCGACATTCGTTTTGCGGATGTGCTGGAAAAAATGGGCGCGACCATCACCTGGGGCGACGACTTTATCTCCTGTACTCACGGTGAACTGAACGCCATCGATATGGACATGAATCATATTCCCGACGCGGCAATGACCATTGCGACGGCGGCGCTTTTTGCGAAAGGCACCACCACGCTGCGCAATATCTACAACTGGCGGGTGAAAGAAACTGACCGTCTGTTTGCGATGGCGACTGAGCTACGTAAAGTGGGCGCTGAAGTGGAAGAGGGCGAAGACTACATTCGTGTGACGCCGCCTGCTGAACTCAATTTTGCAGAAATCGGCACCTATAACGATCACCGTATGGCGATGTGCTTCTCGCTGGTGGCGCTGTCTGATACCCCCGTGACTATTCTTGATCCGAAATGTACGGCAAAAACTTTCCCGGACTATTTTGAACAGCTAGCGCGCATCAGTACGCTTGCCTGA
- the focA gene encoding formate transporter FocA, which translates to MKADNPFDLLLPAAMAKVAEEAGVYKATKHPLKTFYLAITAGVFISIAFVFYITATTGTAGMPFGIAKLIGGVCFSLGLILCVICGADLFTSTVLIVVAKASGRITWGQLAKNWLNVYVGNLIGCLLFVLLMWLSGEYMTANGGWGLNVLQTADHKMHHTFIEAVALGILANLMVCLAVWMSYSGRSLMDKAMIMVLPVAMFVASGFEHSIANMFMIPMGIVIRDFASPEFWTAVGSSPENFSHLTVMHFITDNLIPVTIGNIIGGGLLVGLTYWVIYLRGGDRH; encoded by the coding sequence GTGAAAGCTGACAACCCTTTTGATCTACTTCTCCCTGCTGCAATGGCCAAAGTTGCCGAAGAAGCAGGTGTCTATAAAGCAACCAAGCATCCGCTGAAAACCTTTTATCTGGCGATTACTGCGGGCGTCTTCATCTCGATTGCTTTTGTATTTTATATTACAGCAACCACGGGTACAGCTGGCATGCCGTTTGGCATCGCAAAACTGATCGGTGGTGTCTGCTTCTCACTAGGCCTCATTCTTTGCGTGATTTGTGGCGCCGACCTCTTTACCTCAACTGTGCTTATCGTTGTTGCGAAAGCCAGCGGTCGTATCACCTGGGGTCAATTGGCGAAAAACTGGCTCAACGTCTATGTTGGTAACCTGATTGGCTGCCTGCTCTTCGTACTGCTTATGTGGTTGTCCGGAGAATATATGACGGCCAACGGCGGATGGGGGCTTAACGTCCTGCAAACCGCTGACCACAAAATGCACCATACATTTATCGAAGCCGTCGCTCTCGGCATCCTGGCGAACCTGATGGTCTGCCTGGCAGTCTGGATGAGCTACTCTGGCCGCAGCCTGATGGATAAAGCCATGATTATGGTTTTACCGGTTGCCATGTTCGTTGCCAGCGGTTTTGAGCACAGTATCGCAAACATGTTCATGATCCCTATGGGTATCGTAATACGCGATTTTGCTAGCCCGGAATTCTGGACCGCTGTCGGTTCCTCTCCGGAGAATTTCTCACACCTGACCGTGATGCATTTCATCACCGATAACCTGATTCCCGTCACTATCGGGAACATCATCGGCGGCGGTTTGCTGGTTGGGTTGACATACTGGGTCATTTACCTGCGTGGCGGTGACCGTCATTAA